GGATGTTAAGGCATTGTTGCCGAAAGGTGATTTTTTTGTTCAGTCGGCACTGAGCGCCAACTTACGGGCGAAGGTCGCTTCGAACAGGTCGCGCTTGCTTTCGCCGCCGTAGATTTCCACGGACAGATCCTCGGCGCCGCCCAGATGCACGTGGAACCGCTCGCCGTCGAGGCGGCAGGCGATGCTTTGCACCACGCGGCTGCGCCGCCGGTCGAGACCGTCGGCCAGGCGCAGGATGCCGCCCAGGCGGGCCACGGCGCGCCGATCCTCGCCGGAGAGGCCGAGGAGGTTTTCGTGGTTTTTCTTGGGCAGGGCGCGGCGATGGTAGCGCGCGATGTTGGCGATGATCTCCTGCTCGCGCGGGCTGAAGCCGAACAGGCTGGCGTGGCGGATCAGGTGATAGCTGTGCTTGTGATGGCGGGCGTAGTTGATGAAATAGCCGACGTCGTGCAAGAGGGCGGCGGCTTCGAGCAGGCGGCGCTGGCGGCTGTCGAGTTCGAAGCTCGGCGCCAGGGCGTCGAACATGCTCAGGGACAGGCGCGCCACCTGATCGGCGTGATCCTCGTGAAAATGGCAGGCGCGGGCGAAGCTCAGCACCGCCGTGCGCCAGTTGACGGGCTTGCGAGCGCGCGGGGCGAGGCCGTATTTTTCCAGGCTGCGCAGGATCAGGCCGTGGCGGATGCCGCGCTCGTTGACCTTGAGGATGTTGGTGCCGAAACGGCGCATGAGCTCATCGACTACCGTCATGCCGGCGATGATGATGTCGGCGCGCTCGGGGGCCAGGCCCGAAACGGCGCGCCGCTCGCGCAGGGGTTTGCGCAGCAGCATGGCGAGCAGATGCACCACCTCGGAGCGCAGCACCTCGTAGCCCTGGAAGCTGTTGAACTGCTCGCGGCGCTGGGCCATGACCATGGCGGCGATGGTGGTGAGGGTGCCGCCCGAACCGATCAGGCACTGCACGGCGGAATCGCGGTCGCGCAGATTTTTTTTCAGCGTGGCGCGG
This window of the Geoalkalibacter sp. genome carries:
- a CDS encoding Ppx/GppA phosphatase family protein; translation: MPLAKLKSLPQEPPVATPAPRENRRLAAIDIGTNSIRSIVVEARPGRDFQVLDDEKATVRLGEGLAASGEICPAAWERARDALARMLKIQQGYGVSAVEAVATSAVRQARNGAAFVAAIQDELGLAIEVISGEEEAELAFLSARSSFEMDNLHYALVDIGGGSAEIITTMGSQIEDIFSLDLGAVVLTEKFLPNDPISPEEHQRLRKHIRATLKKNLRDRDSAVQCLIGSGGTLTTIAAMVMAQRREQFNSFQGYEVLRSEVVHLLAMLLRKPLRERRAVSGLAPERADIIIAGMTVVDELMRRFGTNILKVNERGIRHGLILRSLEKYGLAPRARKPVNWRTAVLSFARACHFHEDHADQVARLSLSMFDALAPSFELDSRQRRLLEAAALLHDVGYFINYARHHKHSYHLIRHASLFGFSPREQEIIANIARYHRRALPKKNHENLLGLSGEDRRAVARLGGILRLADGLDRRRSRVVQSIACRLDGERFHVHLGGAEDLSVEIYGGESKRDLFEATFARKLALSAD